A DNA window from Parabacteroides johnsonii DSM 18315 contains the following coding sequences:
- the hpt gene encoding hypoxanthine phosphoribosyltransferase, with amino-acid sequence MDRIRLKDKEFELFIPEEEIKEAIAKVAERIRADVEGTHPLFVGILNGAFMFTAELMRQLNEPYEITFARYSSYKGTSTTGVVREIMPVQADVKGRTLILIEDIIDTGFTMQYVMDKLRKDGAADVKLATMLFKPDSLKCDLKPDYIGIRIPSDFIVGYGLDYDEQGRGYRDIYKIIDNLGRGGNLLD; translated from the coding sequence ATGGATAGAATCCGATTAAAAGACAAAGAATTTGAACTCTTTATCCCGGAAGAGGAGATAAAAGAAGCGATAGCAAAAGTGGCGGAACGTATTCGTGCCGATGTGGAAGGCACACATCCGTTATTCGTAGGGATTCTGAACGGAGCTTTCATGTTCACTGCGGAGTTGATGCGCCAGTTGAACGAGCCGTATGAAATCACTTTTGCCCGCTATTCATCCTACAAGGGGACCAGTACGACCGGTGTAGTTCGTGAGATTATGCCAGTACAGGCCGATGTGAAAGGGAGGACTTTGATCTTGATCGAGGATATCATCGATACCGGCTTTACGATGCAGTATGTTATGGATAAGCTTCGCAAGGACGGGGCGGCCGATGTTAAGTTGGCGACTATGCTGTTCAAGCCTGATTCGTTGAAGTGCGATCTGAAACCTGATTATATCGGCATCCGGATTCCGAGTGACTTTATTGTCGGTTACGGACTGGATTATGATGAACAGGGACGGGGCTATCGGGATATCTATAAGATAATTGATAATTTGGGAAGAGGAGGAAATTTATTAGATTAA
- a CDS encoding adenylate kinase, protein MLNIVIFGAPGSGKGTQSELIIKEYGLDHISTGDVLRSEMKNETELGKIAKDYIEKGQLVPDELIVDMLAKVLDSKVNSKGVIFDGFPRTIPQAKALKEMLNKRGTDVSVMLNLQVEEEELINRLLERGKVSGRSDDNLETIKSRLDVYHKQTAPLADYYIGEGKHVAIKGMGTIEEIFGRIKEAVNNL, encoded by the coding sequence ATGTTGAACATTGTTATTTTTGGTGCTCCCGGTTCAGGAAAGGGAACACAGAGCGAATTGATTATTAAAGAATATGGTTTGGACCATATCTCTACAGGTGATGTTTTGCGTTCTGAAATGAAGAACGAGACAGAGCTGGGTAAGATTGCTAAAGATTATATCGAAAAAGGACAACTGGTTCCGGATGAGTTGATTGTTGACATGCTGGCTAAGGTTTTGGACAGCAAGGTGAACTCCAAAGGTGTCATCTTCGACGGTTTCCCCCGTACGATCCCGCAGGCAAAAGCACTGAAAGAAATGTTGAACAAACGTGGAACCGATGTATCCGTTATGCTGAACCTTCAGGTAGAAGAAGAAGAACTGATCAACCGTCTGTTGGAACGTGGTAAGGTCTCAGGCCGTTCGGATGATAATCTGGAAACAATCAAGTCAAGACTGGATGTTTATCACAAACAGACTGCTCCTTTGGCTGATTACTATATCGGTGAAGGTAAACATGTTGCCATCAAAGGTATGGGGACAATCGAAGAAATTTTCGGACGTATCAAAGAAGCGGTAAATAATTTGTAA
- a CDS encoding 6-bladed beta-propeller: MKRLNLSWVLFLLIACSSPKSDPSNCPVADIRAGLENPKSLKLSDEIESVDYVPLEVTSDDASLIDGVANYAVTDKYIYVLPVKEQRIVLFDRQGHFIKTLIPFGQGPGEFSGFVASMQADEKNDRLYLFSTDRVEVYTLDGEPVQHFTHDYQIIFQYKLGQGHLAAVSMPYVPFQNGSFGIGLFTEKGDTITMKNDFSSPLVSSDKSGLTVRIAAGYSGRQQSVLFKTGSNDTVFRLSDDKISPACVLSLRNSDEEMINSLDVTNFNSLKNFGNGKDYFVSDLFETPRRYYFRLRNNDGHYVASVDKNTGEALVEKCEQPASLKELAATTLQHGLLGTRSYQGFPVWGNMTGNDLVQVITSAELDYYKNIRSILIPEQLKNLGEESNPVFIFYKLKDS; this comes from the coding sequence ATGAAGAGACTAAATTTAAGTTGGGTACTTTTTTTGCTGATAGCTTGCAGTTCACCGAAATCCGATCCTTCGAACTGTCCGGTAGCGGATATAAGGGCTGGGCTCGAGAATCCGAAGAGTTTGAAATTGAGTGATGAAATAGAAAGCGTTGATTATGTTCCGTTAGAAGTAACTTCCGATGATGCATCTTTAATAGATGGGGTAGCGAATTATGCCGTTACGGATAAATATATTTATGTTCTCCCGGTAAAGGAGCAGCGGATTGTTTTGTTCGACAGGCAGGGGCATTTTATAAAGACATTGATTCCGTTCGGGCAGGGACCTGGAGAGTTTAGCGGTTTCGTTGCCAGTATGCAGGCGGATGAAAAGAACGATCGTCTCTATTTATTCAGTACGGATCGGGTAGAGGTCTATACGTTGGACGGCGAACCTGTGCAGCATTTCACTCATGATTATCAGATTATTTTCCAGTATAAGCTCGGTCAGGGACACTTGGCGGCCGTATCTATGCCTTATGTACCTTTCCAGAACGGTAGTTTCGGTATCGGTCTTTTTACGGAAAAGGGAGATACGATTACGATGAAGAATGATTTTTCATCTCCTTTGGTTTCAAGTGATAAGTCAGGTTTGACGGTTCGGATCGCAGCAGGCTATTCCGGTCGGCAGCAATCTGTGTTGTTCAAAACCGGTAGTAACGATACCGTGTTCAGGCTGTCGGACGATAAGATTTCGCCCGCTTGTGTCCTGAGTTTGCGTAACTCGGATGAGGAAATGATCAATTCGCTCGATGTGACGAATTTTAATAGCCTGAAAAACTTTGGAAATGGCAAAGATTACTTTGTTTCCGATCTCTTTGAAACACCCCGTCGATATTATTTCCGCCTGAGGAATAACGACGGGCATTATGTCGCTTCGGTAGATAAGAACACCGGTGAAGCGTTGGTGGAAAAATGCGAACAACCTGCTTCACTCAAGGAATTGGCGGCTACGACTTTGCAGCATGGTCTTTTAGGGACAAGAAGCTACCAGGGATTCCCGGTCTGGGGAAATATGACAGGGAATGACCTGGTACAGGTCATAACATCGGCAGAGCTTGATTATTATAAGAATATCCGTTCGATTTTAATCCCTGAACAATTGAAAAACTTAGGGGAAGAAAGCAATCCGGTCTTTATATTTTACAAATTAAAGGACTCCTGA
- a CDS encoding ABC transporter ATP-binding protein, protein MIKAISLTKVFRTESVETTALNGINLEINEGEFLAIMGPSGCGKSTLLNLLGLLDNPTDGELWFLGQEVSQYTENSRTDLRNGNIGFVFQSFNLIDELTVFENVEPPLLYAGVSVKERVERVNAALDRMQIAHRSEHFPQQLSGGQQQRVAIARAIVTNPHIVLADEPTGNLDSVNGNDVMNLLTELNRKGTTVVMVTHSEENARMAGRLIRMIDGNILTESRK, encoded by the coding sequence ATGATAAAAGCAATTAGTCTGACAAAAGTGTTCCGTACGGAAAGTGTGGAGACGACAGCCTTGAATGGCATTAATCTGGAAATAAACGAAGGGGAGTTCCTGGCAATCATGGGGCCTTCCGGTTGTGGAAAATCGACTTTGCTGAATCTCTTGGGACTGTTGGATAACCCGACGGACGGCGAGCTGTGGTTTCTCGGACAGGAAGTTTCCCAATATACGGAAAATAGCCGTACGGACTTGCGGAACGGAAATATCGGTTTTGTTTTTCAGAGTTTTAACCTGATAGACGAATTGACGGTCTTTGAGAATGTGGAACCTCCTTTGCTGTATGCAGGTGTTTCGGTCAAGGAACGGGTGGAAAGGGTGAATGCGGCTCTCGACCGGATGCAGATCGCTCACCGCTCGGAACATTTCCCGCAACAATTATCCGGCGGTCAGCAACAACGTGTGGCGATTGCCCGTGCCATCGTCACGAATCCGCATATCGTCCTGGCGGACGAGCCGACCGGAAATCTGGATTCCGTCAATGGCAATGACGTGATGAATCTTCTAACGGAGCTGAATCGTAAAGGGACGACCGTCGTGATGGTTACCCACTCCGAGGAAAATGCCCGGATGGCAGGCCGGCTGATCCGTATGATAGATGGCAATATTTTGACAGAAAGTAGAAAATGA